The Penaeus vannamei isolate JL-2024 chromosome 39, ASM4276789v1, whole genome shotgun sequence genome window below encodes:
- the LOC113829421 gene encoding cuticle protein 21-like gives MKVLLVISLAALALAAPEGPRPTYAPAPPYHPTPAYTPAPAYRPAPAYTPAPPYHPAPAYTPAPAYAPPASYRPTASYEAPPKYDFNWVVKDDYSANDYGHQESRDGYNTQGSYYVQLPDGRLQKVTYHVDGDSGYVAEVTYEGQAQYQAHQPSYHPTPSYRPTHSPSYRTTPSYRPTHSPSYRTTPSYHPTPSYHTTPSYHTTPSYHPTTPAYRPRPTYRPTPAYTPAPAYG, from the exons ATGAAG GTTCTCCTCGTGATATCTCTGGCCGCCCTCGCCTTGGCCGCCCCTGAAGGACCTCGCCCCACCtacgcccccgcccctccctaccaccccaccccagcctACACGCCCGCTCCGGCCTACAGACCTGCTCCGGCCTACACGCccgcccctccctaccaccccgcCCCAGCCTACACGCCCGCCCCGGCCTACGCTCCTCCAGCCTCTTATAGGCCTACTGCTTCTTATGAG GCTCCtcccaagtacgacttcaactgggtcgtgaaggacgactactccgccAACGACTACGGCCAccaggagtcccgcgacggctacaacacCCAGGgctcctactacgtgcagcttcccgacggtcgcctgcagaaggtcacctaccacgtggacggcgactctggctacgtggccgaggtcaCGTACGAGGGACAGGCTCAGTACCAAGCCCACCAGCCTTCGTACCATCCTACCCCTTCATACCGTCCTACACATAGCCCTTCATACCGCACCACCCCCTCATACCGTCCTACACATAGCCCTTCATACCGCACCACCCCCTCATACCATCCAACCCCCTCATACCATACCACCCCCTCATACCACACCACCCCGTCCTACCATCCTACTACACCTGCTTACAGACCAAGACCTACTTACAGACCCACCCCTGCATACACTCCTGCCCCCGCGTATGGTTAA
- the LOC138860008 gene encoding cuticle protein 7-like — protein sequence MKVLLVISLAALALAAPEGPRPTYAPAPPYHPTPAYTPAPPYRPAPAYTPAPAYRPAPAYAPPASYRPAAAYEAPPKYDFNWVVKDDYSANDYGHQESRDGYNTQGSYYVQLPDGRLQKVTYHVDGDSGYVAEVTYEGQAQYPAHQPSYHPTPSYRPTHSPSYRTTPLYHTTPSYHPTPSYHTTPSYHPTTPAYRPRPTYRPTPAYTPAPAYG from the exons ATGAAG GTTCTCCTCGTGATATCTCTGGCCGCCCTCGCCTTGGCCGCCCCTGAAGGACCTCGCCCCACCtacgcccccgcccctccctaccaccccacccctgCCTACACGCCCGCCCCTCCCTACAGACCTGCTCCAGCCTACACGCCCGCCCCGGCCTACAGACCTGCTCCGGCCTACGCTCCTCCAGCCTCTTATAGGCCTGCTGCTGCTTATGAG GCTCCtcccaagtacgacttcaactgggtcgtgaaggacgactactccgccAACGACTACGGCCAccaggagtcccgcgacggctacaacacCCAGgggtcctactacgtgcagcttcccgacggtcgcctgcagaaggtcacctaccacgtggacggcgactctggctacgtggccgaggtcaCGTACGAGGGACAGGCTCAGTACCCAGCCCACCAGCCTTCGTACCATCCTACCCCTTCATACCGTCCTACACATAGCCCTTCATACCGCACCACCCCCTTATACCACACCACCCCCTCATACCATCCTACCCCCTCATACCACACCACCCCGTCCTACCATCCTACTACACCTGCTTACAGACCAAGACCTACTTACAGACCCACCCCTGCATACACTCCTGCCCCTGCATATGGTTAA